The following proteins come from a genomic window of Phnomibacter ginsenosidimutans:
- a CDS encoding aldose 1-epimerase family protein — protein sequence MSASITLHNPYLTVRIKSKGAELCSVRHSNELEYMWQAGEAWPKHSPVLFPIVGTLVNNTYTYEGNSYSLPRHGFARDMEFTPTQLSETVAKFTLRSNAHTLQVYPFPFRLHLQYELHNDSICCSYEIENIGDSDMYFSVGGHPAFAVPLQSTEQYSDYQLRFSETEPLLRWKLDNGLLRNDTAPVAGQLNNTLPLQPSLFYEDAIVLKHLQSETVSLLNADASHGIEFRIKEFPHLGIWGAKDAPFVCIEPWCGHADPVNHSQHITEKPGIETLAPGGFWQRSWQARFF from the coding sequence ATGTCTGCCTCCATTACGTTGCACAATCCTTATTTAACCGTACGCATCAAGAGCAAGGGTGCAGAACTCTGCAGTGTGCGGCACAGCAATGAATTGGAATATATGTGGCAGGCCGGAGAGGCTTGGCCGAAGCATTCTCCTGTATTGTTTCCCATTGTTGGTACGCTTGTCAACAACACATATACTTACGAAGGAAACAGCTATTCATTACCAAGGCATGGCTTTGCCCGTGACATGGAATTTACACCTACACAACTGAGTGAAACTGTCGCAAAATTTACCCTGCGCAGCAATGCACATACGTTACAAGTGTACCCTTTTCCATTCCGGTTGCATTTGCAATACGAATTGCACAACGACAGCATTTGCTGTAGTTATGAAATAGAAAACATCGGTGACAGTGACATGTATTTTTCTGTTGGTGGCCATCCGGCATTTGCAGTACCCTTGCAATCAACAGAGCAGTACAGCGATTACCAATTGAGATTTAGCGAAACAGAGCCATTGCTGCGTTGGAAACTCGACAATGGATTATTGCGCAACGACACAGCACCTGTAGCCGGACAGTTGAACAATACATTGCCTTTGCAGCCTTCTCTATTTTATGAAGATGCCATCGTATTGAAACACTTACAAAGCGAAACAGTAAGCCTCTTAAATGCTGATGCATCACATGGTATTGAGTTTCGCATCAAAGAGTTTCCGCACCTCGGTATTTGGGGTGCTAAAGATGCACCGTTTGTTTGCATTGAACCATGGTGTGGCCATGCAGATCCGGTCAATCATTCGCAGCACATTACTGAAAAGCCAGGCATAGAAACACTTGCGCCGGGTGGCTTTTGGCAACGTAGCTGGCAGGCTCGGTTTTTTTAA